The nucleotide sequence TCCCAATGCTAAATCTGTTCTACGTTTGCCTAACGCTGTTCTGACTTGTACGGCACTGGTAAAAACAGTAGAATTAGGCAACAAAATTTTTTCTCCTTGATAAGTGGCAATTTCTGTAGTACGAATATTAATTTGAGTCACTGTCCCTTCATAATCACCAACAATAATTTGATCGCTAATACGGAAAGGTTCTTGTATTAAGATCAGAACACCGGCTAAAAAGTTTTTAAAAATATCTTGAAAGGCGAATCCTATAGCGACTGAACCTAATCCTAGAGTGGCGATGATATCTCCTAATCTTAAACTAGGAAAAGCGACCACACAGGCAAAAATAACACCCGTTACCCAAGTCATTACATAAGAGGTTTTAGAAAATAATATTTGTAAAGATTGACTGCGAAGGGTACGGTGTCCTACCCGATTAGATAGGGATTGCGTAAATTTGGCGGCATAGGCGGTTAGCATAATGATGATTATGCCAGTGAGTAAACCCGGAAGCATTTTTATTCCACTAGCCAAAATTTCTTGTAAACTCGTTCTAATGGTTTTCATTACTTCATTCATAGGATTTGATACAGTTATTGATGATAGATTTTGTTGAAAAAAAAGATTTTTTTTAATTTTAAAATGGTATTTTCTTTTAAATGGTATTTACTTAAAACTTAACTGTCCTCTCTCTTTGGGGTTAAATTGTAATCAGATTTATATATTTACTTCTATATCAAGAACTCAAGAGATAAATTGATTAGTTGTTTCTTTCGATTTAAGGATAAGCTTTCAATCCTAAGTCTAGAACACCTAGCCCATCAAGATTTTTATCTATCTAAAGTAGGTTTCCGGTCTAAATCTCCTCTTAAAAATATATCTTAAGACAGATAGATTCAAAAAATTTATCTAACTTAAGAGAGAGACCCTCCCAAAAAAAACATGAAAATATTAAAAAGACAAAAAAACTTTTATATCTAAAGAAATAATTTTCTCAATTCTTTCTTGAGAATGATTGAGAAAAAACAAGGCTTAGTTATTCTTTAATTAGAAACTATTACAAAGTTTATTTTTCAATAGATGAGTTTTTTAAAATAAATTGATATTTAAAAACCAATAAAAATGATATTATTAAAAATTAATTTATTAAAGATCAATAAGGAGGTTAAAGGAGGTAGCCGATTTTGCACAATCAAGATATAGCCCAAACCTATCTAAGCTTAAAACAGCACAGTAACACCCGTAACTCTAATCATAAGGAGCCTAAAAGCGTAACAAAGTATAAACTAAATCTGAGGGAGGAAAACTCATCAAATAATTCTACTCATCTGTCAGTACCACAAGGAGTGATTCAAGATATTTTGGGATATCCAGTAATCCAAGTCATTTTTGATGAGCAAGGAAATGTCATTTTAGATATTGGTGATTTAATTACCTACCAAGCGGTTGAACGTGCAATTAAAGCCAATGTTTTTAAAATTTTGCTGGATGCAGTTTACATGGGCAAGTAGAAGATTTAACTTAATCCGGATTAATGTTTCTTTTGTCTTTTTACCTTACAAGAAAAGAGAGTTTATTTGATTAAAACTCCCTTATCTTGCAAAATCTTTAATTTATACAGCTAAATTTTTGAGCTTAAAAGCTTTATATTTTAAAGTTCTCATTGCCCTATTTTGAAGTTGTCTGACTCGTTCGCGGCTAAGATTACAGTAGTTACCGACCTCTTCTAAACTCATTTGTCTACCGTTTTTTAGTCCATAGCGTAGAGCAATAATTTCTTGCTGGCGAGGCGGTAAACTTTCCAGCAGTTCATCCACCATCGATCTTAATTCGATTTGAGCAACAAAATCATTAGGCGTTTCTGAATTATCTGCCAAAAGTTCTTCTAGCTCTGTTTGCTCATCCTCCATTTTCATGTTTAAACTATAAGAGCGAGTACGATGATCGGCTTGGCGGATAGCGTGTAATTCATGAAGAGACAACTCAAGCGCGTTTGCTAATTCTTGTTCTGTGGGTCTTCTCCCTAATTCTCCGGTCAGTTGACGAGTCACTCTTTTAAGTTTGTTGAGACTTTCTGTGAGATGACTCGGTAAACGAATGGTACGACTTTGGTCGGCGATGGCACGGGTCATAGCTTGACGAATCCACCAATAAGCGTAAGTGGAAAATTTATAACCTTTGGAGGGATCAAACTTTTCTACCCCTCGAATTAATCCGATACTCCCTTCCTGAATCAAATCGAGAAAAGATAAGCCACGTCTTTGATATTTTTTAGCAATGGATACCACTAAACGTAAATTTGCATTAATCATTTTGCGCTTGGCGCGTTTCCCTTGTTGAATAATGCGTTTTTCTTCTGGGGTAGGGTTCTCTTTGTCTATTAAAGCCATCATTTTTTGAACTTGAGTGGCCAGTTCGATTTCTTGTTGTGCATTTAACAAGGGAGTGCGGCCAATTTCTTGTAAATAGGCTTTGACGTTATCAACGGTTTCTTTAGTCATATTTACTAATTAATTGTTGATTGCCGGTTTCCTAGATGAGTTTAAAGTTGGATGTTTAAGGATTAACGAGATTTAGGAATCTGGAGTTCTAGGCAAGGAATAAGCTCTTGCAATACTCCTAGGGCTGACTGCCGATAAATTTCTAGTTTAGCTTGGTAAGGAGCCGTAAAAAAGAAACATTCTTGCGGAAAGACCACTCGTTCACAATCGTGTTCATCCAGATTAGTAATGCGGGCAATAATGGTTTGTTCAGTGCGGTTACAATAGCAACAGACAATTTGTTTTGTTGTATTGACTGTAGGAGGAGAGAAGATTTTAAGCATAATCTACTTAATACTCAAGAGCAAATAACTTTTTTTTGATTTTTAAACTGAGATTTTTTTTTAGTTTGTTAACAACAACATAAACAAAGTTACAAGAGTTTTTGGATATATGATTACCTTATCTTTGATTAGATAGCCACACATCGCACATAAGACATAATTCTTTTGAAAGATTAGAAGGACATGAAGAGAGAAATATTCATCACATTAAAACAATTTTTATAAATTAACGCAACGAGATGGCCGATTTTTGTCAAAATAAAAGCTAGTCCCGATTTTTTAAAATTATAGACAAGCTAGATGCTCAACAAAAACACTATATTTCTGATTTTGTCAATCTTTGTCCCCATTTCTCTTGTCGCTCATTTTTTGGCATGGAATTCTACTATAGTTTTTATTACCGCAGGTTTAGCCATTGTGCCCTTAGCCGCTTTTATGGGAACGATAACCGAAGAAATTGCGGTAGTGGTGGGGCCTAACTTAGGAGGGCTATTAAATGCCACCTTTGGCAATGCCACAGAATTAATTTTGGCTTTCATTGCTCTCAAAGAGGGATTAGTCACCATTGTTAAAGCAACGATTACAGGCTCAATTATCAGTAATTTACTTTTGGTGATGGGGTTTGCTATGCTCTTAGGAGGACTTCGCTACAAAGAGCAATATTTTCAGCCCGTAGCGGCTCGTTTAAATGCCTCCTCGATGAATTTAGCGGTGATTGCGATTCTTTTACCCACTGCGGTGCAATATACCTCTTCAGGCATTGAGGAAACAACTTTACAGCAATTATCCGTCGCTGTTGCTGTCATTTTAATTTTGGTTTATGGGTTAACCTTGTTTTTTTCCATGAAAACCCATACTTATCTTTATGAGGCGGGAATCGCTACTGAAGAGGAATTAGCCGCCATAGACGACGCTGAAAGTTCGAGTAAGCCGCTCGGGTTTTGGATAGTGTTATTATTGGTGATCACCGTTGGAGTCGCCATCGAATCAGAGTTATTAGTTAATTCTTTAGAAGAAGCGACTTCTAAGTTAGGGTTGACTTCTTTATTTACTGGGGTGATTTTGTTGCCAATAATTGGTAATGCGGCTGAACACGCTACGGCGGTAACGGTAGCGATGAAAAATAAAATGGATCTTTCCTTATCGGTAGCGGTAGGTTCTAGTTTACAGATTGCGCTATTTGTTGCCCCAGTTTTGGTGATTGCGGGTTGGTTTTTGGGTCAACCGATGGATTTAAATTTTAATCCTTTTGAGTTAGTTGCTGTGGCTGTTTCTGTACTGATTGCTAATTCTATTAGTTCTGATGGTAAGTCGAATTGGCTAGAAGGAACTTTATTACTGGCAACTTACATTCTGTTAGGGTTTGCTTTTTTCTTTCATCCCATTACTGAAGGCTTGTAATTATCAAATTTTAATTTTCTTTATTTTCCTACCTTGAAAGCCATAATTGATCTCTGTTAAATCTTGTGATGGGCTACCATTAATCAACGAATCTCCACCCCCTTATTTAGGGGGGCAGGGGAGTATCTGTTTGTTAGTAAACATCAATGATAATTAATCTTAAAATAGGCAAACAAACGAAATGTTTTCAATTTTTACTACAGCCTATCGCCATTTTGATAAAAATGAAATCGTCCGACTCCCAGATACAAACCTAACGAGTCTTCCCCTTGCGGAAAAACCGTAACGCCAAATAAATAAACGCCGCCATAATCCGGATTTCTAATCGGTTTTAATCCCACCGTTACCGTATTTCCCGGCGGAATAGGCGGATCAAACGTCACCGTAACTGTTTCAAATTGTCTATCCCATTCAGCATTTTTAATAGTATAGTTTTCGCCTCGATGGGTATAAGTTCCTACAAAAGCCACTGTTTTCTCGGGATAAAAATCAATCGTTTGGGGTGAGTAGCGCTGCCCGATCACAATTTTTCCGACAGGTTCTCCGACATCTTCAGGAATTTCAATGGTAAAATAATACTTAGCCGCCGGGACTCTAACGCCGTCAAAAGTCGTAATAGCATCTAGTAAAAGAGGGGATTTTTCAAAAGACCTTGTTCCATCAGCAAACTGAATTGCTAAGACCGGCGAACCGAGGCAAGTTAATAAGCTTGTTATTCCTAAAGTTGCCCCTAAATATTTCCACATAAATTTTGTTTAAAACATTTCTACTATCTTTAATATATAAAGAAAAAAAATAAATGACTGTTAATGATTAACGATTCCCGACTTGCTTGAACATTACTTACCTTACTAAGCATTAAATACTAATAACAGTTAACGTGGAGGCGACCTCCACGCCGTTTAAAATACAGGGTTAACTGGGGTGCGGAACGAGTTCCGCACTGTTAATGTCACCTAGAGAAGTGCGGCGGCTCTACGGGCTGCGGCGGCTTCTTCAGGATGGATACCTAAGCGGGTTAAATTGAGACGACCTTTATTGTCTATTTCCCGAACTTTAACCACGACTTCATCCCCAACGGCTAACTCATCCTCAACTTTACCGACTCGACCTTCAGCCAGTTGAGAAATATGAATCATACCCTCTTTACCGGGCATAATTTCCACAAAAGCCCCGATCTGAATGATGCGAGTCACACGACCCACATACACCTCACCTTCATTGAGTTTACGGGTCATATTATGAATTAACTGTTTAGCCCGTTCGGCTTGTTCAGCTTCAGAAGCGGAAATGGTCACCGTTCCATCATCATCAATATCGATCTTGGTCTTGGTTTGTTCAGTAATACTTTTAACCGTTTTCCCACCAGGACCAATAACCAACCCGATCATATCCGGATCGATCCTCATGGTTAATAGACGGGGAGCATAGGGAGACAATTCTGGACGGGGTTGTTCAATGACACTGAGCATTTTGTCAAGGATATGTAACCGCGCCGGTCTTGCTTGTTCGATGGCTTTAGCGACAATATCCATAGACAGCCCTGTAATTTTCATATCCATCTGAAGGGCTGTAATGCCGTTGTCGGTTCCAGCTACTTTGAAGTCCATATCCCCTAAGAAATCTTCTATCCCCTGAATATCGGTGAGGATACGCACTTCGTCGCCTTCTTTAATTAATCCCATGGCCGCCCCACTGACGGGTTTAGTAATGGGAACTCCAGCATCCATTAAGGCCAGAGTGGAGCCGCACACAGACCCCATAGAAGTCGAACCATTAGAGGAAAGCACCTCAGACACGACCCGAACCACATAGGGAAATTCCTGCTGAGTGGGTAAAACCGGAGTAATTGCCCGTTCGGCTAAAGCACCGTGACCGATTTCCCGCCGTCCGGGAGAGCGCATAGGACGGGTTTCGCCCACTGAGTAGGGAGGGAAATTATAATGATGGAGATAGCGCTTTTCGTCTTCGGGATGGAGATCATCAGCTAACTCTTGAGCATCTCCTGGGGTTCCTAGAGTGGCTAGAGAGAGAACTTGGGTCAGTCCGCGACAAAATAGACCACTTCCGTGAACTCGTTGGGGCAGAAGACCCACACGGCAGCTAATAGGACGTACTTCATCGAGTTTACGACCATCTACCCTCACGCCCTCATTAATAATTTGAGCGCGCATGAGTTTTTTGGTTACGTCCTTGAATAGGTTGGAAACTAATTTCGAGTCTTCTGTAACGGCAACTTTAACGGGGTCTTCTTCAGGTAGAGAGGCGATCTCTTCTTGGACTTTAGCGGCTTTGATCTCATCTAGGGCCAGGTCCCGGGCGGTTTTATCAAGGTCATACTGAGAGAGAACTTTTTTAATCTCGTCGCTAGTACGCTCAGTAATAAACTCCAGCACAGGCTGATTAACGGGGGGTTCTTCTGAAGAAACGATTTCTATTC is from Gloeothece verrucosa PCC 7822 and encodes:
- the cax gene encoding calcium/proton exchanger — its product is MLNKNTIFLILSIFVPISLVAHFLAWNSTIVFITAGLAIVPLAAFMGTITEEIAVVVGPNLGGLLNATFGNATELILAFIALKEGLVTIVKATITGSIISNLLLVMGFAMLLGGLRYKEQYFQPVAARLNASSMNLAVIAILLPTAVQYTSSGIEETTLQQLSVAVAVILILVYGLTLFFSMKTHTYLYEAGIATEEELAAIDDAESSSKPLGFWIVLLLVITVGVAIESELLVNSLEEATSKLGLTSLFTGVILLPIIGNAAEHATAVTVAMKNKMDLSLSVAVGSSLQIALFVAPVLVIAGWFLGQPMDLNFNPFELVAVAVSVLIANSISSDGKSNWLEGTLLLATYILLGFAFFFHPITEGL
- a CDS encoding DUF1830 domain-containing protein; its protein translation is MLKIFSPPTVNTTKQIVCCYCNRTEQTIIARITNLDEHDCERVVFPQECFFFTAPYQAKLEIYRQSALGVLQELIPCLELQIPKSR
- a CDS encoding sigma-70 family RNA polymerase sigma factor, translating into MTKETVDNVKAYLQEIGRTPLLNAQQEIELATQVQKMMALIDKENPTPEEKRIIQQGKRAKRKMINANLRLVVSIAKKYQRRGLSFLDLIQEGSIGLIRGVEKFDPSKGYKFSTYAYWWIRQAMTRAIADQSRTIRLPSHLTESLNKLKRVTRQLTGELGRRPTEQELANALELSLHELHAIRQADHRTRSYSLNMKMEDEQTELEELLADNSETPNDFVAQIELRSMVDELLESLPPRQQEIIALRYGLKNGRQMSLEEVGNYCNLSRERVRQLQNRAMRTLKYKAFKLKNLAV
- a CDS encoding DUF2808 domain-containing protein, with the translated sequence MWKYLGATLGITSLLTCLGSPVLAIQFADGTRSFEKSPLLLDAITTFDGVRVPAAKYYFTIEIPEDVGEPVGKIVIGQRYSPQTIDFYPEKTVAFVGTYTHRGENYTIKNAEWDRQFETVTVTFDPPIPPGNTVTVGLKPIRNPDYGGVYLFGVTVFPQGEDSLGLYLGVGRFHFYQNGDRL
- a CDS encoding mechanosensitive ion channel family protein, encoding MNEVMKTIRTSLQEILASGIKMLPGLLTGIIIIMLTAYAAKFTQSLSNRVGHRTLRSQSLQILFSKTSYVMTWVTGVIFACVVAFPSLRLGDIIATLGLGSVAIGFAFQDIFKNFLAGVLILIQEPFRISDQIIVGDYEGTVTQINIRTTEIATYQGEKILLPNSTVFTSAVQVRTALGKRRTDLALGVDYNTSLSEAREILQQTLQQVNGVLPDPKPDIDIVAFGESSIDLIARYWTLPQQQIVRRTQTRAILAIKEAFDQAKINIPYPIRTLYFYNQDKTLDSLPASNGHSMNLKR
- a CDS encoding polyribonucleotide nucleotidyltransferase, with translation MEEFDRSISFDGRDIRLKLGLLAPQAGGSVLIQSGDTAVLVTATKVPGREGVDFLPLTVDYEERLYAAGRIPGGFLRREGRPPEKAILISRLIDRPLRPLFPHWLRDDLQVIATTLSMDEEVPPDVLAVTGASLAVILAKIPFFGPMAAVRVGLVGDDFIINPTYKEINTGDLDLVVAGSPEGVVMVEAGANQLPEQDIIEAIDFGYEAVRDLIAAQLDVIQTLGIEIVSSEEPPVNQPVLEFITERTSDEIKKVLSQYDLDKTARDLALDEIKAAKVQEEIASLPEEDPVKVAVTEDSKLVSNLFKDVTKKLMRAQIINEGVRVDGRKLDEVRPISCRVGLLPQRVHGSGLFCRGLTQVLSLATLGTPGDAQELADDLHPEDEKRYLHHYNFPPYSVGETRPMRSPGRREIGHGALAERAITPVLPTQQEFPYVVRVVSEVLSSNGSTSMGSVCGSTLALMDAGVPITKPVSGAAMGLIKEGDEVRILTDIQGIEDFLGDMDFKVAGTDNGITALQMDMKITGLSMDIVAKAIEQARPARLHILDKMLSVIEQPRPELSPYAPRLLTMRIDPDMIGLVIGPGGKTVKSITEQTKTKIDIDDDGTVTISASEAEQAERAKQLIHNMTRKLNEGEVYVGRVTRIIQIGAFVEIMPGKEGMIHISQLAEGRVGKVEDELAVGDEVVVKVREIDNKGRLNLTRLGIHPEEAAAARRAAALL